A genomic region of Mycobacterium senriense contains the following coding sequences:
- a CDS encoding ArsA family ATPase, whose protein sequence is MSESAAPAPARISLFVGKGGVGKSTLACATAVGAASAGQRALVVSTDQAHSLGDVLGITVSPSQGEPVRVLADLETGQAEAGGGVLDALALDTLALLEARWHDVVATLDGRFPDSELSTIAPEELSALPGVQEVLGLYAVGELARSGAWDRVVVDCASTADALRMLTLPATFGLYVERAWPRHRRLSVTADDARSAAVVALLERISSSVESLSTLLTDGNLVSAHLVLTPERVVAAEAARTLGSLALMGVRVEELIVNQVLLQDDSYEYRNLPEHPAFYWYTERIAEQRGVLDELDATIGEVALVMTPHLSGEPIGPKALSGLLDAARRRGGTAPPGPLRPTVDLESGTGLGSIYRMRLALPQLDPSALTLGRVDDDLIISAGGLRRRVRLASVLRRCTVLDAHLRGSELTVRFRPDPEVWPK, encoded by the coding sequence CTGAGTGAGTCCGCTGCGCCTGCCCCGGCCCGGATCAGCCTTTTCGTCGGCAAAGGCGGGGTAGGGAAATCTACCCTGGCTTGCGCCACCGCCGTCGGCGCCGCGAGCGCCGGGCAGCGAGCGCTGGTGGTCTCCACCGACCAGGCGCACTCGCTGGGTGACGTCCTGGGCATCACCGTCTCGCCCAGTCAGGGCGAACCGGTGCGGGTGCTCGCCGACCTCGAAACCGGCCAGGCCGAGGCCGGTGGTGGGGTTCTGGACGCGTTGGCATTGGACACGCTGGCGCTGCTCGAGGCCCGTTGGCACGACGTCGTCGCCACGCTGGACGGGCGCTTTCCCGACTCGGAACTGAGTACCATTGCGCCCGAAGAACTTTCGGCCCTACCGGGTGTTCAGGAAGTGCTCGGGCTGTACGCCGTCGGCGAGCTGGCGCGCTCCGGGGCATGGGACCGCGTGGTGGTCGACTGCGCGTCGACCGCCGATGCCCTGCGGATGTTGACGTTGCCCGCCACCTTCGGGCTGTATGTCGAGCGGGCGTGGCCGCGGCATCGCCGGCTGTCCGTCACCGCCGACGACGCCCGGTCGGCGGCGGTGGTCGCACTGCTCGAGCGGATCAGCTCGAGCGTGGAATCGCTCAGCACGTTGCTCACCGACGGCAATCTGGTCAGCGCGCACCTGGTGCTGACGCCCGAGCGGGTGGTGGCGGCCGAGGCGGCCCGAACGCTGGGCTCGCTGGCCCTGATGGGGGTGCGCGTCGAAGAGCTGATCGTGAATCAAGTTCTGCTGCAAGACGACTCGTACGAGTACCGCAACCTGCCCGAACACCCCGCCTTCTACTGGTACACCGAGCGAATCGCCGAGCAGCGGGGGGTGCTCGACGAGCTCGACGCCACCATCGGGGAGGTGGCGCTGGTGATGACCCCGCACCTGTCCGGCGAGCCGATCGGCCCCAAGGCGCTGAGCGGGTTGCTCGACGCCGCCCGGCGGCGCGGCGGCACGGCGCCGCCCGGCCCGCTGCGGCCCACCGTCGACCTCGAATCCGGGACGGGTCTAGGGTCCATCTACCGAATGCGGCTAGCGTTGCCGCAACTCGATCCGTCGGCCCTGACGCTGGGCCGCGTCGATGACGATCTGATCATCAGCGCCGGGGGTTTGCGGCGTCGGGTTAGGTTGGCATCAGTACTTCGGCGGTGCACCGTGCTGGACGCACACCTGCGGGGTAGCGAACTGACGGTGCGTTTTCGACCAGATCCGGAGGTGTGGCCGAAGTGA
- a CDS encoding protein kinase domain-containing protein, whose amino-acid sequence MLDGRYLVQSRIASGGTSTVYRGLDTRLDRPVAVKVMDSRYAGDEQFLTRFQREAQTVARLKDPGLVAVYDQGLDARHPFLVMELIEGGTLRELLGERGPMPPYAVAAVLRPVLGGLAAAHRAGLVHRDVKPENVLISDDGEVKIADFGLVRAVAAAGITSSSVILGTAAYLSPEQVRDGDASPRSDVYSAGIMTYELLTGRTPFTGDSALSLAYQRLDTDVPPPSAAIDGVPAQFDEFVERATSRDPAERYADAIEMRGDLDAIAEELGLPDFRVPAPRNSAQHRSAALQRSQTAQRPPTAQRPEPAGHAPVRQPTRQMTRGPEDWSESVRPAQTDDEDEDDYEYESVAGEFAGIPISEFVWARQHNRRMALVWVALVLAITGLVATAAWTIGSNLNGLL is encoded by the coding sequence TTGCTGGACGGTCGCTATCTGGTTCAGTCCAGGATCGCCAGCGGCGGGACGTCGACGGTGTATCGGGGCCTGGACACCCGGCTCGATCGTCCCGTCGCGGTGAAGGTGATGGATTCCCGCTACGCCGGCGACGAGCAATTCCTGACCCGCTTCCAGCGCGAGGCGCAAACCGTGGCCCGGCTGAAGGATCCCGGGCTGGTGGCGGTCTACGACCAGGGCCTGGATGCCCGGCACCCGTTCCTGGTGATGGAGCTCATCGAGGGTGGCACGCTGCGCGAACTGCTGGGCGAACGGGGACCCATGCCGCCGTACGCCGTGGCGGCGGTGCTTCGTCCGGTGCTCGGCGGGCTGGCCGCCGCCCACCGGGCCGGCCTGGTGCATCGCGACGTCAAGCCCGAGAACGTGCTGATCTCCGACGACGGCGAGGTCAAAATCGCCGACTTCGGTTTGGTCCGGGCCGTCGCGGCCGCCGGAATCACCTCAAGCAGCGTGATTTTGGGCACCGCGGCCTACCTGTCGCCCGAGCAGGTGCGCGACGGCGACGCCAGTCCGCGCAGCGACGTCTACTCCGCCGGGATCATGACCTATGAGCTGCTGACCGGGCGCACCCCGTTCACCGGTGACTCGGCCTTGTCGCTCGCCTACCAGCGGCTGGACACCGACGTGCCGCCGCCCAGCGCGGCCATCGACGGTGTGCCCGCGCAGTTCGACGAATTCGTCGAGCGTGCGACGTCCCGCGACCCGGCCGAACGCTATGCCGATGCCATCGAGATGCGCGGCGACCTCGACGCGATCGCCGAAGAGCTCGGGCTGCCGGACTTTCGGGTGCCCGCACCCCGCAACTCCGCACAACACCGGTCGGCGGCGCTGCAGCGCAGCCAGACCGCCCAGCGGCCGCCCACCGCCCAACGGCCCGAACCGGCCGGCCATGCGCCGGTGCGTCAGCCCACTCGCCAGATGACGCGGGGCCCCGAGGATTGGTCGGAGTCGGTGCGTCCGGCGCAGACCGACGACGAGGACGAGGACGATTACGAATACGAGTCGGTCGCAGGCGAATTCGCGGGAATCCCGATCAGCGAATTCGTCTGGGCGCGCCAGCACAACCGCCGCATGGCGCTGGTCTGGGTGGCGCTGGTCCTGGCGATCACCGGGCTGGTCGCCACCGCGGCGTGGACGATCGGAAGCAACCTGAACGGGTTGCTGTAG
- a CDS encoding polyketide cyclase / dehydrase and lipid transport: MNSIQVADETFVAAAGARVGAAVADQSSWRRWWPDLRLQVVEDRGEKGIRWSITGALTGTMEIWLEPSLDGVVLHYFLHAEPTGVAAWQLAKLNLAKMTHRRRVAGKKMAFEVKTTLERSRPVGVSPVV, from the coding sequence ATGAACAGCATCCAGGTCGCGGATGAGACGTTTGTCGCCGCCGCCGGCGCACGGGTGGGCGCCGCGGTCGCCGATCAGTCGAGCTGGCGCCGCTGGTGGCCGGACCTGCGGCTGCAGGTCGTCGAGGATCGCGGGGAGAAGGGCATCCGGTGGTCGATCACCGGCGCGCTGACCGGGACCATGGAGATCTGGCTGGAACCGTCGCTGGACGGCGTCGTGCTGCACTACTTCCTGCACGCCGAGCCGACCGGGGTGGCGGCCTGGCAGCTGGCCAAGCTGAATCTGGCGAAGATGACGCACCGCCGTCGGGTGGCGGGCAAGAAAATGGCGTTCGAGGTGAAGACGACACTGGAACGGTCACGCCCGGTCGGAGTTTCTCCGGTAGTTTAG
- a CDS encoding glycosyltransferase 87 family protein, with protein MSTRQAPGVGNRPGWALWWGLAWLLAAAGLSYAVWQLFGHTPYRIDIDVYQMGARAWMDGHPLYHGDVLFHTPIVDLPFTYPPLAAIVFCPFAWMHMPTASVAITALTLVLLVVATVMVLTRLGVWSTSATLPGPAWVRRWWLAIVVAAAATVWLEPISSNFAFGQINVVLMTLVIADCVPRRTPWPRGLLLGLGMALKLTPAVFLLYFLLRRDNRAALTALASFVGATLLGFALAWNDSWEYWTHTVLHTDRIGSASLNTDQNIAGALARLGLGQQERSLLWVAASLLVLAVTVWAMRRVLHAGEPTLALVCVALFGLVVSPVSWSHHWVWVLPTVLITAILGWRRRNAAMMLISVIGAALMRWSPIDLLPKHHEASAVWWRQLAGMSYVWWALAVIVTVGVTVTARGVARNAAPQQLAPVTAVG; from the coding sequence ATGAGTACACGGCAGGCGCCCGGCGTGGGCAATCGACCCGGGTGGGCGCTGTGGTGGGGGCTGGCTTGGCTGCTGGCCGCCGCGGGGCTGAGTTATGCGGTGTGGCAGCTGTTCGGGCACACGCCCTATCGCATCGACATCGACGTCTATCAGATGGGCGCCCGGGCCTGGATGGACGGCCACCCCCTGTACCACGGGGATGTGCTGTTCCACACCCCGATCGTGGATCTGCCGTTCACCTATCCCCCGCTGGCGGCGATCGTGTTCTGCCCGTTCGCGTGGATGCACATGCCCACCGCCAGCGTCGCGATCACCGCGTTGACGCTGGTGCTGCTGGTGGTGGCGACCGTGATGGTGCTGACCCGCCTCGGCGTCTGGAGCACGTCGGCGACCCTGCCCGGCCCGGCCTGGGTGCGCCGATGGTGGCTGGCGATCGTCGTCGCGGCCGCGGCGACCGTCTGGCTGGAACCGATCAGCTCGAACTTCGCCTTCGGCCAGATCAACGTGGTGCTGATGACGCTGGTGATCGCCGACTGTGTGCCGCGGCGCACGCCGTGGCCGCGCGGGCTGCTGCTGGGCCTGGGCATGGCGCTGAAGCTGACGCCGGCGGTGTTCCTGCTCTATTTCCTGCTGCGTCGCGACAACCGCGCGGCGCTGACCGCGCTGGCGTCCTTCGTGGGAGCGACGCTGCTCGGCTTCGCGCTGGCCTGGAACGACTCGTGGGAGTACTGGACGCACACCGTGCTGCACACCGACCGGATCGGTTCCGCGTCGCTGAACACCGACCAGAACATCGCCGGCGCGCTGGCCCGGCTGGGGCTGGGACAGCAGGAGCGGTCCCTGCTCTGGGTCGCCGCGTCGTTGCTGGTGCTGGCGGTGACGGTGTGGGCGATGCGACGGGTGCTGCACGCCGGCGAGCCCACGCTCGCGCTGGTGTGCGTCGCGCTGTTCGGGCTGGTGGTGTCGCCGGTGTCCTGGTCGCATCACTGGGTCTGGGTGCTGCCGACGGTGCTGATCACGGCGATCCTGGGCTGGCGGCGCCGCAACGCGGCGATGATGCTGATCAGCGTCATCGGGGCGGCGCTGATGCGCTGGTCACCGATCGACCTGCTGCCCAAGCACCACGAGGCCAGCGCGGTCTGGTGGCGTCAGTTGGCCGGGATGTCCTACGTCTGGTGGGCGCTGGCGGTCATCGTCACGGTGGGAGTCACCGTCACGGCCCGCGGAGTCGCGCGCAATGCCGCCCCGCAGCAGTTGGCGCCGGTTACCGCCGTCGGCTAA
- a CDS encoding lysophospholipid acyltransferase family protein, with protein sequence MWYWLFKYVLLGPLLSLLGRPKVEGLEHVPSSGPVILASNHLAVMDSFYLPLVVRRRITFLAKSEYFTGTGLKGWFQRWFFTAVGQVPIDRTDADSAQAALNTAQQVLSQGKLLGMYPEGTRSPDGRLYKGKTGLARLALETGVPVIPVAMIGTNVVNPPGTNMLRFGRVTVRFGKPMDFSRFEGLAGNRFIERAVTDEVIYELMGLSGQEYVDIYAASLKKGGNDAANGEATRIPETAAG encoded by the coding sequence ATGTGGTACTGGCTATTCAAGTACGTGCTCCTCGGCCCGCTGCTGTCATTGCTGGGCCGGCCGAAAGTTGAAGGCCTAGAACACGTTCCCAGTTCCGGGCCGGTTATTCTGGCCAGCAACCACCTGGCGGTGATGGACAGCTTCTACCTTCCGCTGGTGGTGCGGCGCCGAATCACGTTCCTGGCCAAGTCGGAATATTTCACCGGCACCGGATTGAAGGGCTGGTTCCAGCGGTGGTTCTTCACCGCCGTCGGCCAGGTGCCGATCGACCGAACCGACGCCGACAGCGCCCAGGCCGCGCTGAACACCGCGCAGCAGGTGCTGAGCCAGGGCAAGTTGCTCGGCATGTATCCCGAGGGCACGCGGTCGCCGGACGGGCGGCTCTACAAGGGCAAGACGGGGCTGGCGCGGCTGGCCCTGGAGACCGGTGTTCCGGTGATCCCGGTCGCGATGATCGGCACCAACGTCGTCAACCCGCCCGGGACGAACATGCTGCGGTTCGGCCGGGTCACCGTCCGCTTCGGCAAGCCGATGGACTTCTCCCGGTTCGAGGGGCTGGCCGGCAACCGCTTCATCGAGCGGGCCGTCACCGACGAGGTGATCTACGAGCTGATGGGGCTGTCCGGCCAGGAATACGTCGACATCTACGCGGCGAGCCTAAAAAAGGGCGGTAACGACGCGGCGAACGGCGAGGCCACCCGGATTCCCGAGACGGCCGCCGGTTAG
- a CDS encoding alpha-(1->6)-mannopyranosyltransferase A, with translation MTTPTDAPAADSPAAKPSRGEWFSQLRAFVASGDSGPAKLGMLGSVLITLGGLGAGSTRQHDPLLEAMHMSWLRFGHGLVLSSIVLWTGVGLMLIAWLALGRRVLTGEASEFVMKATTGFWLAPLLVSVPVFSRDTYSYLAQGALLRDGLDPYAVGPVANPNSLLDNVSPIWSITTAPYGPVFILVAKVITIVVGNNVVAGTALLRLCMLPGLVLLVWATPRVARHLGTDGSTALWICVLNPLVLIHLMGGVHNEMLMVGLMAAGIALTLGGRHVAGITLITVAIAVKATAGIALPFLVWVWMRHLRDRREYRPVPAFFAATALSLLIFAVVFAILSAVAGVGLGWLTALAGSVKIINWLTVPTAAANLIHAIGSGFFPVSFYPILRVTRLVGIAIIAISLPLLWWRFRRDDRAALTGIAWSMLIVVLFVPAALPWYYSWPLAIVAPLAQSRRAVAIIGGLSTWVMVIFKPDGSHGMYSWLHFSLATACALIAGYSLYRAPARQPERADVTAGMSDRAQ, from the coding sequence ATGACGACTCCCACGGACGCCCCGGCGGCGGATTCACCGGCCGCCAAACCCTCTCGCGGCGAATGGTTTTCCCAGCTGAGGGCGTTCGTCGCGTCCGGCGACTCCGGTCCGGCGAAGCTGGGGATGCTGGGATCGGTGCTGATCACCCTGGGCGGCCTGGGCGCGGGCAGCACCCGCCAGCACGACCCGCTGCTCGAGGCAATGCACATGTCCTGGTTGCGTTTTGGACACGGCCTGGTGCTGTCGTCGATCGTGTTGTGGACCGGCGTCGGCCTGATGCTGATCGCGTGGCTGGCCCTGGGCCGTCGGGTGCTGACCGGCGAGGCGAGCGAGTTCGTCATGAAGGCCACCACCGGCTTCTGGCTGGCGCCGTTGCTGGTGTCGGTGCCCGTCTTCAGCCGCGACACCTACTCGTATCTGGCTCAGGGCGCGCTGCTGCGCGACGGCCTCGACCCATACGCGGTGGGACCCGTCGCCAACCCAAACAGCCTGCTGGACAACGTCAGTCCCATCTGGTCGATCACGACGGCACCCTATGGCCCGGTGTTCATCCTGGTGGCGAAGGTCATCACCATCGTGGTGGGCAACAACGTGGTGGCGGGCACCGCGTTGCTGCGACTGTGCATGCTGCCCGGCCTGGTGCTGCTGGTCTGGGCGACGCCCCGGGTGGCGCGGCATCTGGGCACCGACGGCTCGACGGCGTTGTGGATCTGTGTGCTCAACCCCCTGGTGCTGATCCATCTGATGGGCGGGGTGCACAACGAGATGCTGATGGTGGGCCTGATGGCCGCCGGCATCGCGCTGACGTTGGGCGGCCGCCACGTCGCGGGCATCACGCTGATCACCGTCGCCATCGCGGTCAAGGCCACCGCCGGCATCGCGCTGCCCTTCCTGGTGTGGGTGTGGATGCGGCACCTGCGCGATAGGCGGGAATATCGGCCGGTGCCAGCCTTTTTCGCGGCCACGGCGTTGTCGCTGCTGATCTTCGCCGTGGTCTTCGCGATCCTGTCCGCCGTCGCCGGCGTCGGCCTGGGCTGGCTGACCGCGCTGGCCGGATCGGTGAAGATCATCAACTGGCTGACCGTGCCGACCGCCGCCGCCAACCTGATCCACGCGATCGGCAGCGGCTTCTTCCCAGTGAGCTTCTACCCGATCCTGCGCGTCACCCGACTGGTCGGCATCGCGATCATCGCGATCTCGCTGCCGCTGTTGTGGTGGCGGTTCCGCCGCGACGACCGGGCCGCGCTGACCGGCATCGCGTGGTCGATGCTGATCGTGGTGCTTTTCGTGCCGGCCGCCCTGCCCTGGTATTACTCGTGGCCGCTGGCGATCGTGGCGCCGCTGGCGCAGTCGCGGCGGGCGGTCGCGATCATCGGCGGCCTGTCGACCTGGGTGATGGTGATCTTCAAACCCGATGGCTCGCACGGCATGTACTCGTGGCTGCACTTCTCGCTGGCCACCGCGTGCGCGCTGATCGCCGGGTACAGCCTGTACCGGGCTCCCGCGCGCCAGCCCGAACGGGCCGACGTCACCGCCGGAATGAGCGATCGGGCTCAGTAG
- a CDS encoding FAD-dependent oxidoreductase — protein sequence MGSTTHSVDSPNRLGEHAVVLGAGMAGLLAARVLSEFYDSVSVVERDRLPDHPCHRRGIPQGRHVHNFYSRGLQVVEELFPGLLDDLARAGAVVVDNGDLSNFYVRSGRYELKRSGAFADPDALALHMTSRPFMEFHLRRRVNALPNVTFLDGHDVSGLLTTADIVNGVRITRRYNGFLTTLDADLVVDAMGRGARTPAFLENLGYERPTEDRAPARSGYASQQLSIPEGSIAQRLVLFNPGGGRPRGLLVANEHDTWMLAIGVPTDTGEPPTDFDAMLTMAEPSLPTAIIEGLRGAYPIGEAVIYHHTAAIWRRYDQLTEFPSGLLVTGDALCSLDPTYGQGMTIAALEALTLRDCLRAGDAHLAQRFFRATARYIGETWAANQARDRLTSGVHRPGGMRQRLERWMSTAALNASTQDVVLTERFFRVSNFIDPPSRLRDPALLPRIVWGNLRARFTRQRSRAATAPVAPQSPSRERLTVRR from the coding sequence ATGGGTTCGACAACGCATAGCGTCGACTCGCCGAACCGGCTCGGCGAGCACGCAGTCGTACTGGGTGCCGGAATGGCGGGTTTGCTTGCCGCGCGCGTACTTTCGGAGTTCTACGATTCGGTCAGTGTGGTCGAGCGAGACAGGTTGCCCGACCACCCGTGCCACCGCCGAGGCATCCCCCAGGGCCGGCACGTGCACAACTTCTACAGCCGCGGCCTGCAGGTGGTGGAGGAATTGTTTCCCGGCCTGCTGGACGACCTGGCCAGGGCCGGGGCGGTGGTCGTCGATAACGGGGATCTGTCGAATTTTTACGTACGCAGCGGGCGCTACGAGCTGAAACGTTCGGGCGCGTTCGCCGATCCGGACGCGTTGGCGCTCCATATGACGAGCCGGCCGTTCATGGAGTTTCACCTGCGCCGGCGCGTCAACGCCCTGCCCAATGTCACATTCCTCGACGGGCACGACGTGTCCGGGCTTCTCACCACCGCGGACATCGTCAACGGCGTACGAATCACCCGGCGCTACAACGGTTTTCTCACGACCCTGGACGCCGATCTGGTGGTGGACGCCATGGGGCGCGGGGCGCGCACCCCGGCGTTCTTGGAGAACCTGGGTTACGAACGGCCAACCGAGGACCGGGCGCCGGCCAGATCCGGTTACGCGAGCCAACAATTGAGCATTCCCGAGGGATCCATCGCCCAGCGGCTGGTGCTGTTCAATCCGGGGGGCGGCAGGCCTCGGGGCTTGCTGGTGGCCAACGAGCACGACACCTGGATGCTGGCGATCGGCGTGCCGACCGACACTGGCGAGCCGCCAACCGATTTCGATGCGATGCTCACGATGGCCGAGCCGTCCCTACCCACGGCAATCATCGAGGGCCTGCGCGGTGCGTATCCCATCGGGGAAGCCGTGATATATCACCACACCGCCGCAATCTGGCGACGCTACGACCAGTTGACCGAATTCCCTTCCGGCCTGCTGGTGACCGGCGACGCCTTGTGCAGTCTCGATCCCACCTACGGGCAGGGCATGACGATCGCCGCGCTGGAAGCGCTGACCCTGCGCGATTGCCTGCGCGCGGGCGATGCGCACCTGGCACAGCGGTTCTTCCGGGCGACGGCCCGGTACATCGGCGAGACGTGGGCCGCCAACCAGGCCAGAGACCGGCTCACGTCAGGCGTGCACCGCCCGGGCGGGATGCGGCAGCGGCTTGAACGCTGGATGTCCACGGCGGCACTGAACGCCTCGACTCAGGACGTCGTGTTGACCGAGCGCTTCTTTCGCGTCTCCAACTTCATCGACCCGCCGTCGCGACTCCGAGATCCCGCCCTGCTGCCGCGCATCGTGTGGGGAAACCTACGAGCCCGGTTCACGCGGCAGCGAAGCCGCGCAGCCACGGCTCCGGTCGCGCCACAGAGCCCATCAAGGGAGCGGCTTACGGTGCGCCGCTAG
- a CDS encoding class II 3-deoxy-7-phosphoheptulonate synthase — protein MNWTVDIPIDQLPPLPPLPTDLRARLDAALAKPAAQQPSWPADRATAMRTVLESVPPVTVPSEIVLLQEQLAQVARGEAFLLQGGDCAETFTENTESHIRGNVRTLLQMAVVLTYGSSMPVVKVARIAGQYAKPRSADIDALGLKSYRGDMINGFAPDAAVREHDPSRLVRAYANASAAMNLVRALTSSGLASLHLVHDWNREFVRTSPAGARYEALATEIDRGLRFMSACGVADRNLQTAEIYASHEALVLDYERSMLRLSESDSGEPQLYDLSAHTVWIGERTRQLDGAHIAFAEVIANPIGVKIGPTITPELAVEYVERLDPHNRPGRLTLVSRMGNNKVRDLLPPIVEKVQATGHQVIWQCDPMHGNTHESSNGYKTRHFDRIVDEVQGFFEVHRALGTHPGGIHVEITGDNVTECLGGAQDISDTDLVGRYETACDPRLNTQQSLELAFLVAEMLRD, from the coding sequence ATGAACTGGACCGTGGACATTCCGATCGATCAGCTGCCGCCGCTGCCGCCGCTGCCGACCGATCTGCGGGCGCGGTTGGACGCCGCGCTGGCCAAACCGGCCGCCCAGCAGCCCAGCTGGCCCGCCGACCGGGCGACGGCGATGCGCACGGTCCTGGAGAGCGTGCCGCCCGTGACGGTGCCGTCGGAGATTGTCCTGCTGCAAGAGCAGCTGGCCCAGGTGGCGCGGGGTGAGGCGTTCCTGCTGCAGGGGGGCGACTGTGCGGAGACGTTCACCGAGAACACCGAATCCCACATTCGCGGCAATGTGCGCACCCTGCTGCAGATGGCGGTGGTGCTGACCTACGGCTCGAGCATGCCGGTGGTCAAGGTGGCCCGCATCGCCGGGCAGTACGCCAAGCCTCGATCGGCCGACATCGACGCGCTGGGGTTGAAATCCTATCGCGGCGACATGATCAACGGCTTCGCCCCGGACGCCGCCGTGCGCGAGCACGACCCGTCGCGCTTGGTGCGCGCCTACGCCAACGCCAGCGCGGCGATGAATCTGGTTCGGGCGCTGACGTCTTCGGGATTGGCCTCGCTGCACCTGGTGCACGACTGGAACCGCGAATTCGTCCGGACCTCGCCGGCCGGCGCCCGATACGAGGCGCTGGCCACCGAGATCGACCGCGGTCTGCGCTTCATGAGCGCCTGCGGGGTGGCCGACCGCAACCTGCAGACCGCCGAGATCTACGCCAGCCACGAGGCTTTGGTGCTCGACTACGAGCGTTCCATGCTGCGCCTGTCCGAAAGCGACAGCGGAGAACCGCAGCTGTACGACCTGTCGGCGCACACCGTGTGGATCGGTGAGCGCACCCGCCAGCTCGACGGCGCGCACATCGCGTTCGCCGAGGTGATCGCCAACCCGATAGGCGTCAAGATCGGCCCTACGATCACCCCGGAGCTGGCCGTCGAGTACGTCGAGCGGCTCGACCCGCACAACAGGCCCGGCCGGCTGACGCTGGTGAGCAGGATGGGCAACAACAAGGTTCGCGATCTGCTGCCCCCGATCGTGGAGAAGGTCCAGGCCACCGGTCACCAGGTGATCTGGCAGTGCGATCCGATGCACGGCAACACCCACGAGTCGTCCAATGGCTACAAGACCCGCCACTTCGACCGCATCGTCGACGAGGTACAGGGCTTCTTCGAGGTGCACCGCGCGCTGGGCACCCACCCGGGTGGCATCCACGTAGAGATCACCGGCGACAACGTCACCGAGTGTCTTGGTGGCGCGCAAGACATTTCGGACACCGACCTGGTCGGCCGTTACGAAACCGCCTGCGACCCAAGGCTGAACACCCAGCAGTCGCTGGAATTGGCCTTCCTCGTCGCCGAGATGCTGCGCGACTAG
- a CDS encoding Rv2175c family DNA-binding protein, with protein sequence MSSIPAGDDVLEPDEPIYDLKRVAELMGVSVTKVHQQLREGHLVAVRRDEGLVVPQVFFTKSGEVVKSLPGLLTILHDGGYHNTEIVRWLFTRDPSLTVTRDGSRDALNNARPVDALHAHQAREVVRRAQAMAY encoded by the coding sequence ATGAGCAGTATTCCTGCCGGCGACGATGTGCTAGAACCCGACGAGCCGATCTATGACCTGAAGCGGGTCGCCGAATTGATGGGGGTGTCGGTCACCAAGGTGCACCAGCAACTCCGGGAGGGGCACCTCGTTGCAGTTCGCCGCGACGAGGGACTGGTGGTACCGCAGGTGTTCTTCACCAAGTCCGGTGAGGTGGTCAAGAGCCTGCCGGGATTGCTGACCATCCTGCACGACGGCGGCTATCACAACACCGAGATCGTGCGCTGGCTGTTCACCCGGGACCCCTCGTTGACGGTCACCCGGGACGGCAGCCGGGATGCCCTGAACAACGCCCGACCCGTCGACGCCCTGCACGCCCACCAGGCGCGGGAAGTCGTGCGCCGGGCGCAGGCGATGGCCTACTGA
- a CDS encoding polyadenylate-specific 3'-exoribonuclease AS, with protein MRYFYDTEFIEDGRTIELISIGVVAEDGREYYAVSTEFDPERAGPWVRANVLPKLPPPASQLWRSRRQIREDLEGFLGIGGAEPIELWAWVAAYDHVALCQLWGTMPELPRSIPRFTRELRQLWEDRGSPRMPPRPSDAHDALVDARDQLRRYRLIMSGD; from the coding sequence GTGCGGTATTTCTACGACACCGAATTCATCGAGGACGGCCGCACCATCGAGCTGATCTCGATCGGGGTGGTCGCCGAAGACGGCCGCGAGTACTACGCGGTGTCCACGGAATTCGATCCCGAGCGCGCCGGGCCCTGGGTGCGCGCCAACGTGCTGCCCAAGTTGCCGCCACCGGCATCGCAGCTGTGGCGCTCCCGCCGCCAGATCCGCGAAGACCTGGAGGGCTTTCTCGGCATCGGCGGCGCCGAGCCGATCGAGCTGTGGGCGTGGGTGGCGGCCTACGACCACGTGGCCTTGTGCCAGCTGTGGGGGACCATGCCGGAGTTGCCGCGGTCCATCCCCCGTTTCACCCGCGAGCTGCGGCAACTGTGGGAAGACCGGGGCAGCCCGCGGATGCCGCCGCGGCCGTCCGATGCGCACGACGCACTGGTCGACGCGCGCGATCAGCTCCGTAGATACCGGCTCATCATGTCCGGGGATTGA
- a CDS encoding SRPBCC family protein → MAEKTTQTIYIDADPATVMQVIADIDSYPQWISEYKDAEVQEKDADGYPKVARIVMDATVIKDTMVMSYEWPKDRQSVSWTLVSSSLLRSLEGSYRLAAKGSGTEVTYELSVDLAMPMIGLLKRKAERRLTDTALKDLKKRVEAE, encoded by the coding sequence GTGGCGGAGAAGACGACGCAAACCATCTACATCGATGCCGACCCGGCCACCGTGATGCAGGTGATCGCGGATATCGATTCCTACCCGCAGTGGATTTCGGAGTACAAGGACGCCGAGGTTCAGGAGAAGGACGCCGACGGCTACCCAAAGGTTGCCCGGATCGTCATGGACGCCACGGTGATCAAGGACACGATGGTGATGTCCTACGAGTGGCCCAAGGATCGCCAGTCGGTGAGCTGGACGCTGGTGTCGAGTTCGCTGCTGCGCTCGCTGGAAGGCTCATACCGGTTGGCGGCCAAGGGATCCGGCACCGAGGTCACCTACGAACTCTCCGTCGATCTGGCCATGCCGATGATCGGCCTGCTCAAGCGCAAGGCCGAGCGCCGGTTGACCGACACCGCCCTGAAGGATCTCAAGAAACGAGTCGAGGCTGAGTGA